A section of the Microbulbifer pacificus genome encodes:
- the recG gene encoding ATP-dependent DNA helicase RecG: MSPSSDHSQKPLAEIPVTALKGVGAKLAETLAKLHISSLQDLLFHLPARYQDRTRVVPLAGLRPGMDAVIEGEVRAANVMLGRRRSLAVRLQDSTGSVTLRFFHFTAAQKNRLAPGTRVRCYGEARRGSAGVELYHPETEILGEDISPTADTLTPIYPLTEGLGQGRLRALIGQGLDWLAEGNVTELLPAELLPRALQMPLAGALMYLHQPPADADLEQLAEGQHPAQQRLALEELLAHHLSLLELRRSASRVEAPALPPNAALERDFLARLPFAPTNAQKRVGKEIADDLARSVPMMRLLQGDVGAGKTLVAARAALQAIGAGFQCAVMAPTEILAEQHRINFCGWLEPLGISVAWLTGSMKASERRAQLATIANGDAQLVVGTHALFQEGVEFHRLALVIIDEQHRFGVRQRLQLREKGSVEGTHQGQQRTQPHQLIMTATPIPRTLAMSAFADLDCSVIDELPPGRQPINTVAISSERRYDVMERVQSAVREGRQAYWVCTLIEESETLQAQAAESTAEELADTLDGVRVALVHGRMKPDAKDLVMKAFKAGEVDLLVATTVIEVGVDVPNASLMIIENPERLGLAQLHQLRGRVGRGSIASHCVLMYSTPLSANGRARLQALRSHADGFAIAEEDLRLRGPGEILGTRQTGEIQHRIADLQRDAHLLPLVQKIAAAPRLDDTARTALVRRWLHNKPRFAEA; the protein is encoded by the coding sequence GTGAGCCCCAGTTCCGACCACAGTCAAAAACCGCTGGCAGAGATCCCCGTCACCGCGCTTAAAGGTGTCGGCGCCAAACTGGCGGAAACCCTCGCCAAGCTGCATATCAGCTCGCTGCAGGACCTTCTGTTCCACCTGCCTGCCCGCTACCAGGACCGCACTCGTGTGGTCCCGCTGGCGGGCCTGCGCCCAGGTATGGATGCGGTTATCGAGGGTGAGGTGCGCGCCGCTAACGTTATGCTCGGCCGCCGCCGCAGCCTGGCCGTGCGCCTGCAGGACAGCACCGGCAGTGTCACCCTGCGCTTTTTCCACTTCACCGCCGCACAGAAAAACCGCCTGGCCCCCGGCACCCGGGTGCGCTGCTACGGCGAGGCCCGCCGCGGCAGCGCCGGCGTCGAGCTGTATCATCCAGAGACCGAAATTCTGGGAGAGGATATTTCTCCCACCGCCGACACGCTCACCCCGATTTACCCGCTGACCGAAGGCCTGGGGCAGGGGCGACTGCGCGCGCTGATCGGCCAGGGACTGGATTGGCTCGCCGAGGGCAACGTTACCGAGCTGCTGCCGGCGGAACTGCTGCCGAGGGCCCTGCAAATGCCGCTCGCGGGCGCCCTGATGTATCTGCACCAACCGCCGGCGGACGCGGACCTGGAACAGCTGGCGGAAGGCCAGCACCCGGCGCAACAGCGACTGGCACTGGAAGAGCTGCTGGCCCACCACCTGAGCCTGCTGGAATTGCGCCGCAGCGCATCCAGGGTGGAGGCACCCGCGCTCCCGCCCAATGCCGCACTGGAGCGGGATTTTCTCGCGCGCCTGCCGTTTGCCCCCACCAATGCGCAGAAGCGTGTTGGCAAAGAGATTGCCGACGACCTCGCCCGCTCGGTGCCCATGATGCGTCTGCTGCAGGGAGACGTCGGCGCCGGCAAGACCCTGGTGGCCGCACGCGCCGCGCTGCAGGCCATTGGCGCCGGCTTTCAATGTGCGGTGATGGCACCCACGGAAATTCTCGCCGAGCAGCACCGGATCAATTTCTGCGGCTGGCTGGAGCCCCTGGGTATTAGCGTGGCCTGGCTCACCGGCAGCATGAAAGCGTCCGAGCGCCGCGCGCAGCTGGCGACCATCGCCAATGGCGATGCGCAGCTGGTGGTGGGCACTCACGCCCTGTTTCAGGAGGGGGTGGAATTCCACCGTCTGGCGCTGGTGATCATCGACGAACAGCACCGCTTCGGTGTGCGCCAGCGGCTGCAGTTGCGGGAGAAGGGCTCGGTCGAAGGCACTCATCAGGGCCAACAGCGCACCCAGCCGCACCAGCTGATCATGACCGCCACCCCGATTCCCCGCACCCTGGCCATGTCGGCATTCGCGGATCTCGATTGCTCGGTAATCGATGAATTGCCCCCGGGGCGCCAGCCCATCAACACCGTGGCCATCTCCAGTGAGCGCCGCTACGACGTGATGGAACGGGTACAGAGCGCGGTGCGCGAGGGTCGCCAGGCCTACTGGGTCTGCACCCTGATCGAAGAGTCGGAAACCCTGCAGGCGCAGGCCGCGGAATCCACCGCCGAAGAACTGGCGGACACCCTCGACGGCGTGCGTGTGGCACTGGTACACGGGCGCATGAAACCGGATGCCAAAGATCTGGTGATGAAAGCCTTCAAGGCCGGTGAAGTGGACCTGCTGGTAGCCACCACCGTGATCGAGGTGGGCGTGGACGTGCCCAATGCCAGCCTGATGATCATCGAAAATCCCGAGCGCCTGGGTCTCGCACAGCTGCACCAGTTGAGAGGGCGCGTCGGCAGGGGCAGTATCGCCAGTCACTGCGTGCTGATGTACTCCACCCCGCTGTCCGCCAACGGTCGCGCCCGCCTGCAGGCCCTGCGCAGCCATGCCGATGGCTTCGCCATTGCTGAAGAGGACCTGCGCCTGCGCGGGCCCGGAGAAATCCTCGGTACCCGCCAGACCGGTGAGATCCAGCACCGCATCGCCGACCTGCAACGGGACGCCCACCTGCTGCCTCTGGTGCAGAAAATCGCCGCCGCACCTCGCCTGGACGACACTGCGCGCACGGCGCTGGTACGGCGCTGGCTGCACAACAAGCCGCGTTTTGCGGAAGCTTAG
- the ubiA gene encoding 4-hydroxybenzoate octaprenyltransferase, whose product MQVISQQIQQRWPQILPYWQLARLDRPIGSLLLLWPTWSALWIAAKGWPGLHLFAVFTLGVILTRAAGCAINDFADRNIDGHVKRTNQRPLATGAATARGALLLFAGLMLLAFLLVLTTNQLTVLLSLPALVLAFCYPFAKRYTHLPQVVLGAAFSMGIPMAFAAVQGEVPAVAWLIFTANLLWTVAYDTFYAMVDRDDDLKIGVKSTAILFGDMDRVMTGSLQVMVVFALLMLGSREALGALYYCGVAIAAALFSYQQWLVRDRQRDPCFKAFLNNNLVGAAIFLGIFFHFLAS is encoded by the coding sequence ATGCAAGTGATCAGCCAACAGATACAACAGCGCTGGCCGCAGATACTGCCCTACTGGCAGCTGGCCCGTCTCGACCGCCCCATCGGTTCACTACTGCTACTGTGGCCCACCTGGTCGGCACTGTGGATCGCCGCGAAAGGCTGGCCCGGTCTGCATCTGTTCGCAGTATTCACCCTCGGTGTGATCCTCACGCGCGCCGCCGGCTGCGCCATCAACGACTTTGCCGATCGCAATATTGACGGCCATGTGAAGCGCACCAACCAGCGCCCGCTGGCCACCGGTGCAGCCACCGCCAGAGGCGCTCTGCTGCTGTTTGCCGGGCTGATGCTGCTGGCGTTCCTGCTGGTGCTCACCACCAATCAGCTTACCGTGCTGTTGTCGCTGCCGGCGCTGGTATTGGCCTTCTGCTACCCCTTCGCCAAGCGCTACACCCACCTGCCGCAGGTGGTGCTCGGTGCCGCCTTCAGTATGGGTATCCCCATGGCATTCGCGGCGGTGCAAGGGGAAGTGCCGGCGGTGGCCTGGCTGATCTTTACCGCCAACCTGCTGTGGACCGTGGCTTACGACACCTTTTACGCCATGGTGGACCGGGATGACGACCTAAAAATTGGCGTCAAATCCACCGCCATCCTGTTCGGCGACATGGACCGGGTGATGACCGGCAGCCTGCAGGTTATGGTGGTTTTTGCGCTGCTGATGCTGGGCAGCCGCGAGGCGCTGGGCGCGCTGTATTACTGTGGGGTGGCGATTGCCGCGGCGCTGTTCAGCTACCAGCAGTGGCTGGTACGGGATCGACAACGAGACCCCTGCTTCAAGGCATTTTTAAACAACAATTTGGTCGGCGCGGCGATTTTTTTGGGTATTTTTTTCCACTTCCTCGCCAGTTGA
- a CDS encoding chorismate--pyruvate lyase family protein: MYHSPFEPIGDWHPHPLDTLHGQTPPEALLPWLLHPGSLTAALKHHSSGEFSVQILNQGWQQPRLEERRALNLRDKSLALVREVLLCGRGQPWVYARSILPERSLAGKHRHLRSLDNRPLGELLFSRPDMRRGPIVLNQLARNPQSSLEALADMAPRAWGRRSTFWLGDKPLLVAETFLSSFNPHSPPSA, encoded by the coding sequence TTGTACCACTCCCCATTTGAACCCATCGGCGACTGGCACCCGCATCCGCTGGATACCCTCCACGGACAAACGCCACCGGAAGCGCTGCTGCCGTGGCTTCTGCACCCCGGCTCACTCACCGCCGCGCTCAAACACCACAGCAGCGGCGAGTTTAGCGTACAGATCCTCAACCAGGGCTGGCAGCAACCGCGCCTCGAAGAGCGCCGCGCCCTCAACCTGCGCGATAAATCCCTCGCGCTGGTACGCGAGGTCCTGCTCTGCGGACGCGGCCAACCGTGGGTCTACGCCCGCAGCATACTCCCCGAGCGCTCGCTCGCCGGCAAACACCGCCACCTGCGCAGCCTCGACAACCGCCCGCTGGGCGAACTGCTGTTCAGCCGGCCTGACATGCGCCGCGGCCCCATCGTCCTCAACCAGCTCGCGCGCAATCCCCAATCCTCGCTGGAAGCGCTCGCCGACATGGCTCCGCGCGCTTGGGGCCGCCGCTCCACCTTCTGGCTCGGCGACAAACCCCTGCTGGTTGCGGAAACCTTCCTCAGCAGTTTCAATCCCCATAGCCCGCCCAGCGCCTGA
- a CDS encoding dicarboxylate/amino acid:cation symporter: MGLTKKIVLAMIAGIAVGLLFNFLNTSQILGEGVTGFINNYLTNGLFDIVGKIFIASLKLMVVPLVLVSLICGACALSEGSRVGVLAGKTLLLYLVTTAIAISLALLLALVIQPGAGMEGMATGATFEPKPAPPLSEMLVNIFPTNPVDAMAKGNMLQIIVFALLMGYAISRSGKPGQRIAGFFNDLNEVIMRMVSVLMVFAPYGVFALLANKIAQLGLDAILQLLKYFLVVLGALLLHAFGVYPLLLKLLSGLNPVKLLKKMRPAMVFAFSTASSAATIPVTLSTVEKRLGVDNKVASFTIPLGATINMDGTAIMQGVATVFISQLYGIEIGLMGYLTVILTATLASIGTAGVPGVGLIMLAMVLQQVGLPLEGIAIVMGVDRLLDMVRTAVNITGDAVVSAIVAKSEGALHLDTFNDDTYHSVMDNGQERGRSAIS, translated from the coding sequence ATGGGGCTCACCAAAAAAATCGTACTGGCCATGATCGCGGGTATCGCGGTCGGCCTGTTGTTCAATTTCTTAAATACCAGCCAGATCCTCGGTGAAGGTGTTACCGGGTTCATCAACAACTACCTGACCAATGGCCTGTTCGACATTGTCGGCAAGATCTTTATTGCTTCCCTGAAGCTGATGGTGGTGCCGCTGGTACTGGTGTCACTGATCTGCGGTGCCTGCGCGCTGTCGGAGGGCAGTCGTGTCGGGGTGCTGGCGGGCAAGACGCTGCTGCTGTACCTGGTGACCACCGCGATTGCGATTTCGCTGGCGCTGCTGCTGGCGCTGGTAATCCAGCCCGGCGCGGGCATGGAGGGAATGGCCACGGGCGCGACGTTCGAGCCGAAACCAGCACCGCCGCTGTCGGAAATGCTGGTCAATATTTTCCCCACCAACCCGGTGGACGCGATGGCCAAGGGCAATATGCTGCAGATCATCGTGTTCGCGCTGCTGATGGGCTACGCAATTTCCCGCAGTGGCAAGCCGGGGCAGCGCATCGCGGGTTTCTTCAATGACCTGAACGAAGTGATCATGCGCATGGTATCGGTGCTGATGGTATTTGCGCCCTATGGGGTGTTCGCACTGCTGGCGAACAAGATCGCACAGCTGGGCCTGGACGCGATCCTGCAGCTGCTGAAGTACTTCCTTGTAGTGCTGGGCGCGCTGCTGCTGCACGCCTTCGGCGTTTACCCCCTGCTGCTGAAGTTACTGTCGGGCCTGAATCCGGTGAAGTTGTTGAAGAAGATGCGCCCGGCGATGGTGTTTGCCTTCAGTACCGCATCTTCAGCGGCCACCATTCCGGTTACGCTTTCCACCGTGGAAAAGCGCCTGGGTGTGGATAACAAGGTGGCTTCATTCACCATTCCCCTGGGGGCCACCATCAATATGGACGGCACCGCGATCATGCAGGGCGTGGCGACGGTATTTATTTCCCAGCTGTATGGCATCGAGATCGGCCTGATGGGCTATCTCACCGTGATCCTGACCGCGACCCTTGCTTCCATCGGCACCGCCGGTGTACCGGGTGTGGGCCTGATCATGCTGGCGATGGTGCTGCAGCAGGTGGGCCTGCCGCTGGAGGGGATCGCCATCGTGATGGGTGTGGATCGCCTGCTGGATATGGTGCGCACCGCGGTGAACATTACCGGCGATGCGGTGGTGAGTGCGATTGTGGCCAAGAGCGAGGGCGCGCTGCATCTCGACACCTTCAATGATGACACTTACCACAGTGTGATGGACAACGGCCAAGAGCGCGGGCGCTCCGCCATTTCCTGA
- a CDS encoding NAD-dependent epimerase/dehydratase family protein — protein sequence MAKEKVWIFGCGDLGTRLALKLDRKEYDVFGVRRNPLQALARKRRADVVNWRRGDATRVEDIHEHLGKGADIVIATFTPGASTPQAYQRAYVETASAMRQALADMEKPPRLFLWISSSRVYGQSGDQWLDERSQPLPSSFQGEALLAAEKIVQQSVVDSCVVRFAGIYGPGRDRLLSQVRAGRCAPPSPPQFSNRIHVDDAVGFLAHLIEGQKKGMAIEKLYIGADCTPVPMYELQSWLAKSMGYTSAHLREEVPTSERRSKKLSNKRMLESGYEMLYPDYRAGYSTLLEND from the coding sequence ATGGCAAAGGAAAAAGTCTGGATCTTCGGCTGCGGTGATCTGGGAACCCGTCTGGCACTGAAGCTGGATCGCAAGGAGTACGACGTATTCGGCGTGCGGCGCAATCCGCTGCAGGCGCTGGCACGCAAGCGCCGGGCCGATGTCGTCAACTGGCGCCGCGGTGACGCTACCCGGGTCGAAGATATTCACGAACATCTCGGCAAAGGTGCGGATATCGTTATCGCCACCTTCACTCCCGGAGCCAGTACCCCGCAGGCCTACCAACGCGCCTATGTGGAAACCGCCAGCGCCATGCGCCAGGCCCTCGCGGACATGGAAAAACCACCGCGCCTGTTCCTGTGGATTTCCTCTTCCCGCGTCTACGGCCAGAGCGGTGACCAGTGGCTGGACGAGCGCTCGCAGCCACTGCCCAGCAGCTTTCAGGGCGAGGCATTACTGGCGGCAGAAAAAATCGTACAGCAGAGTGTGGTGGATTCCTGCGTGGTGCGCTTTGCCGGTATCTATGGCCCCGGACGCGACCGCCTGCTATCACAGGTGCGCGCCGGACGCTGTGCACCGCCCTCACCGCCGCAGTTCAGTAACCGGATTCACGTGGACGATGCGGTGGGTTTCCTGGCGCACTTGATTGAAGGCCAGAAAAAAGGCATGGCGATCGAGAAACTGTATATCGGTGCGGACTGCACGCCAGTGCCCATGTATGAGCTGCAGAGCTGGCTGGCCAAGTCCATGGGATACACCAGTGCGCACCTGCGCGAGGAGGTGCCCACCAGCGAGCGCCGCTCCAAGAAATTGAGCAACAAGCGCATGCTGGAAAGCGGCTATGAAATGCTGTATCCGGATTACCGCGCGGGCTACAGCACCCTGCTGGAAAACGACTGA
- a CDS encoding GlsB/YeaQ/YmgE family stress response membrane protein, with the protein MGILSWIILGLIAGALAKWIMPGPDPGGWIVTIIIGIVGAVIGGWLGNMVGIGGPVTGFSVGDIITAVIGAIVLLFVYRLVKSR; encoded by the coding sequence ATGGGAATCTTGTCTTGGATTATTCTCGGCCTGATCGCGGGAGCGCTGGCCAAGTGGATCATGCCGGGCCCTGACCCCGGCGGCTGGATTGTCACCATCATCATCGGTATCGTCGGTGCGGTAATCGGCGGCTGGCTCGGCAATATGGTGGGTATCGGCGGTCCGGTCACCGGTTTCTCGGTAGGTGATATCATCACCGCCGTGATCGGCGCCATTGTCCTGCTGTTTGTCTACCGGTTGGTGAAATCGCGCTGA
- a CDS encoding hydrogen peroxide-inducible genes activator: protein MTLNELRYIVTLAQEQHFGRAAERCFVSQPTLSIAVKKLEKELGVALFERSKTRVQATPLGERIVAQAQLVLEQSAAIKDIASAGKDQLSSPLSVGAIFTIGPYLFPHFIPQLQHLAPQMPLYVEEGYTSTLRARLRKGELDAVIIALPFTEPDVVTQPLYDEPFVVLMPSDHPLAKYDALSPEQLCEDNVLLLGEGHCFRDQVLEACPQLQQSIEREAGSGHIRTAADGSSLETLRHMVASRLGITVLPLSAAAASQYATGVLVTRPFVAPAPQRTVALAWRASFPRHRAIDMLRDAINQCQLKSP from the coding sequence ATGACACTGAACGAGTTGCGCTACATCGTCACCCTGGCCCAGGAGCAGCATTTCGGCCGCGCCGCCGAGCGCTGTTTTGTTAGCCAGCCGACCCTGTCCATCGCCGTCAAAAAGCTGGAAAAAGAACTGGGCGTGGCCCTGTTCGAGCGCTCCAAGACCCGGGTACAGGCCACCCCACTAGGGGAGCGTATCGTCGCCCAGGCACAGCTGGTACTGGAGCAGTCGGCGGCGATCAAAGATATCGCCAGCGCCGGCAAGGATCAGCTGAGCAGCCCGCTGTCGGTGGGTGCCATCTTCACCATCGGGCCCTACCTGTTCCCGCATTTCATTCCGCAACTGCAACACCTGGCACCGCAGATGCCGCTGTATGTGGAGGAGGGCTATACGTCCACGCTGCGCGCGCGTCTGCGCAAGGGCGAGCTGGATGCGGTGATCATCGCGCTGCCGTTTACCGAGCCCGACGTGGTCACCCAACCGCTGTACGACGAACCCTTTGTGGTGCTGATGCCCTCGGACCACCCACTGGCCAAGTACGATGCCCTGAGCCCCGAGCAACTGTGTGAAGACAATGTACTGCTGCTGGGCGAGGGCCACTGCTTCCGCGACCAGGTGCTGGAGGCCTGCCCGCAACTGCAGCAGTCCATCGAGAGGGAGGCCGGCAGCGGCCACATCCGCACCGCCGCCGACGGCAGTTCGCTGGAGACCCTGCGCCACATGGTGGCCTCGCGCCTGGGCATCACCGTGCTGCCGCTGTCCGCCGCCGCCGCTTCCCAGTACGCCACCGGGGTGCTGGTGACCCGTCCTTTTGTGGCGCCGGCGCCCCAGCGCACTGTGGCACTGGCATGGCGGGCGAGCTTCCCGCGCCACCGCGCCATCGACATGCTGCGCGACGCCATCAATCAGTGTCAGCTGAAGAGTCCGTGA
- a CDS encoding RidA family protein, with the protein MPNRAVIKTDKAPAAIGSYSQAVKVDNTIYLSGQIPLVPETMELISDDFREQAVQVFKNLRAVCEAANGSLDHIVKLNLYLTDLSNFATVNEVMAELFTKPFPARAAVGVSQLPRGAQFEAEAVMVI; encoded by the coding sequence ATGCCCAACCGCGCCGTGATAAAAACCGATAAGGCACCGGCCGCCATCGGCAGCTACTCGCAAGCAGTCAAAGTCGACAACACCATCTACCTGTCCGGCCAGATTCCGCTGGTACCGGAAACCATGGAACTCATCTCCGATGACTTCCGCGAGCAGGCGGTGCAGGTTTTTAAAAACCTGCGCGCGGTGTGTGAGGCCGCAAACGGCTCGCTGGACCACATCGTAAAACTGAACCTGTACCTCACCGACCTCAGCAACTTCGCCACCGTTAACGAAGTGATGGCTGAGCTGTTCACCAAGCCGTTCCCGGCGCGCGCTGCGGTAGGTGTTAGCCAGCTGCCGCGCGGTGCGCAGTTCGAAGCCGAAGCGGTGATGGTGATTTAA